A single region of the Sorghum bicolor cultivar BTx623 chromosome 9, Sorghum_bicolor_NCBIv3, whole genome shotgun sequence genome encodes:
- the LOC8076981 gene encoding scarecrow-like protein 1 gives MSFVRQADPSTSCAETTYIHKFVPPGSVFPAQRFVSGTDLVHYGPQPYNAEGYKQSAFNGTVPHEFQNFYSTDSYAESHFNEATYSPAISNISQQNSQSLSDNQTSDLEVEFDEDEMRLKLQELEHALLDDGDEIFSDFSGSIIDEWNDSIKKNNEWSNTMKDIVSPDSPKESSPESSLCCLDSNIGEARHPKQLLFDCAEAISECSIDEAQSIITELRQKVAIQGDPSQRIAAYLVEGLAAAIQSSGKGIYRALRCKEAPTLYQLSAMQILFEICPCFRLGFMAANYAILEACKGEEVVHIIDFDINQGSQYITLIQSLRNNSNKPRLLRITGVDDPESVHRAVGGLKVVGQRLEKLAEDCEVPFEFRAVAANTEDVTPGMLDCRPGEALIVNFAFLLHHLPDESVSIVNQRDQLLRMVKGLQPKLVTLVEQDANTNTTPFLARFREVYDYYSALFDSLDATLPRESPDRMNVERQCLAREIVNILACEGPDRVERYEVAGKWRARMAMAGFAPCPFSSNVINGIRSLLKSSYCDKYRFEKVHDGLHFGWGDKTLVFSSAWQ, from the exons ATGTCTTTCGTTAGGCAAGCAGACCCATCAACATCCTGTGCGGAGACCACTTACATCCACAAATTTGTGCCACCAGGATCAGTTTTCCCAGCACAAAGATTTGTCTCTGGCACCGACTTGGTTCACTACGGACCTCAACCATATAATGCTGAGGGCTACAAACAGTCTGCTTTCAATGGGACAGTACCTCATGAATTTCAGAACTTTTACAGTACTGATAGCTATGCTGAATCTCACTTTAATGAAGCAACATATTCTCCAGCAATCTCCAATATATCTCAGCAGAACTCTCAATCTTTATCAGACAATCAGACCTCTGATCTTGAAGTAGAGTTTGATGAGGATGAGATGAGACTGAAGCTTCAGGAGCTTGAGCATGCTTTACTCGATGATGGCGATGAGATCTTTTCTGACTTCTCAGGGAGCATTATCGATGAGTGGAATGATAGCATTAAGAAAAACAATGAATGGAGCAATACCATGAAGGATATTGTGAGTCCAGACTCTCCAAAAGAGTCATCACCTGAGTCAAGCCTCTGCTGTCTTGACAGCAATATTGGAGAAGCGCGGCACCCAAAACAGTTGCTTTTTGACTGTGCAGAAGCAATATCTGAATGTAGCATCGATGAAGCACAATCAATCATAACAGAACTACGACAGAAGGTAGCAATTCAAGGAGACCCTTCTCAGAGAATTGCAGCCTATCTTGTGGAGGGCCTTGCTGCCGCAATACAGTCTTCAGGAAAGGGGATCTATAGGGCCCTGAGGTGCAAGGAGGCCCCTACTCTGTACCAGCTTTCAGCTATGCAGATCCTCTTTGAAATCTGCCCATGCTTCAGGCTAGGCTTCATGGCTGCTAACTATGCTATTCTCGAAGCCTGCAAAGGCGAAGAGGTTGTGCACATCATTGACTTTGACATCAACCAGGGTAGCCAGTATATAACTCTTATCCAGTCCCTAAGAAATAACAGTAACAAGCCACGCCTTTTGAGGATAACTGGTGTTGATGATCCAGAGTCAGTGCACAGAGCTGTTGGAGGGCTGAAGGTTGTTGGGCAGCGACTAGAGAAGCTTGCAGAGGACTGTGAGGTACCATTTGAGTTCAGGGCAGTGGCTGCTAACACTGAGGATGTGACACCTGGAATGCTAGATTGCCGTCCTGGAGAGGCCCTCATTGTTAACTTTGCATTCCTGCTGCACCACCTTCCTGATGAAAGCGTCTCAATTGTGAACCAAAGGGATCAGCTTCTCCGTATGGTGAAGGGTCTTCAACCAAAACTAGTGACGTTGGTGGAGCAGGATGCAAATACTAACACCACCCCATTCCTTGCCAG GTTCCGGGAGGTCTATGACTACTATTCGGCACTTTTTGATTCACTGGATGCAACCCTTCCGAGGGAAAGCCCGGATAGAATGAATGTGGAGCGCCAGTGCCTCGCACGAGAAATCGTCAACATCTTAGCTTGTGAAGGTCCTGACCGTGTGGAAAG gtatgaagtgGCTGGGAAATGGAGAGCTAGGATGGCAATGGCTGGCTTTGCGCCGTGCCCATTTAGCAGCAACGTGATCAATGGCATAAGATCTCTACTGAAATCGTCGTACTGCGATAAGTACAGGTTCGAGAAGGTCCACGATGGCCTCCATTTTGGCTGGGGCGACAAGACGCTCGTCTTCTCGTCGGCGTGGCAATAG
- the LOC8077128 gene encoding bidirectional sugar transporter SWEET1b, whose protein sequence is MEDVVKFIFGICGNVIALFLFLSPVPTFWRIIRRRSTEDFSGVPYNMTLLNCLLSAWYGLPFVSPNNILVSTINGAGAAIEAVYVVIFLVFASSQRTRLRMLGLASAVAAVFAAVALVSMLALHQGQGRKLMCGLAATVCSICMYASPLSIMRLVVKTKSVEYMPFLLSLAVFLCGTSWFVYGLLGRDPFVAIPNGCGSFLGAVQLVLYAIYRNSAGTAGAGKQQAGDDVEMAADAKSSKKVADDVGGAGKEGRLV, encoded by the exons ATGGAGGATGTGGTGAAGTTCATCTTTGGAATTTGTG GAAATGTCATTGCTCTCTTCCTCTTCCTATCCCCAGT GCCTACCTTCTGGAGGATCATCAGGAGGAGGTCGACGGAGGATTTCTCAGGGGTGCCGTACAACATGACACTCCTCAACTGCCTCTTGTCAGCTTG GTACGGGCTGCCGTTCGTGTCGCCGAACAACATCCTGGTGTCGACGATCAACGGCGCGGGCGCGGCGATCGAGGCCGTGTACGTGGTGATCTTCCTGGTGTTCGCGTCCAGCCAGCGGACGCGGCTGCGGATGCTGGGCCTGGcgtcggcggtggcggcggtgttCGCCGCCGTGGCGCTGGTGTCCATGCTGGCGCTCCACCAGGGCCAGGGCCGGAAGCTCATGTGCGGCCTCGCCGCCACCGTCTGCTCCATCTGCATGTACGCCTCGCCGCTCTCCATCATG AGGCTGGTGGTGAAGACCAAGAGCGTGGAGTACATGCCGTTCCTGCTGTCGCTGGCCGTGTTCCTGTGCGGCACGTCCTGGTTCGTCTACGGCCTGCTCGGCCGGGATCCCTTCGTCGCG ATCCCCAACGGGTGCGGGAGCTTCCTGGGCGCCGTGCAGCTGGTCCTGTACGCCATCTACCGCAACAGCGCCGGCACAGCTGGCGCCGGCAAGCAGCAGGCCGGCGACGACGTGGAGATGGCCGCCGACGCGAAGAGCAGCAAGAAGGTCGCCGACGACGTCGGCGGCGCCGGCAAGGAGGGCCGCCTGGTCTAG